The Ktedonobacterales bacterium sequence AGATGCGTGTTCTTATTACCGGCGGAGCCGGTTTCATCGGCAGCCATCTGGTTGATCGCCTGCTGACGCCAGCGAGCCAGCCGCAAGAGCCACTCTATGAAATCCTGGTCTTCGATAACCTGCGACACGGCAGCATGGCGCACCTTGAGCCACATCTTTCAGCCGGGCGCATTCGGTTTATCGAGGGCGACATCCGCGACGAGGCGGGCTTGAGCGCGGCGCTGGCTGGCGTCGAGATCGTCTTTCATCTGGCCGCGCAGGCCAATGTAATCGGCTCGGAAGCAGACCCCGATTATGCCTTCACCACGAATGTAGTTGGCGTCTATAATGTCCTCAAAGCGGCTGAGGCGGCTGGCGTTCGCCGCCTCCTCTTCAGTTCCTCGCGCGAAGTCTACGGTGAACCAGAGACGCTTCCCGTTCGGGAAGATGCCCGGCTGGCCCCCAAGAACGCTTATGGGGCCAGCAAAGTGGCTGGAGAGATGTACGTTCAAGTTGCCCAGGCGCGTGGGAACATGGAGACGGTTATCTTTCGCCTGGCAAATGTCT is a genomic window containing:
- a CDS encoding NAD-dependent epimerase/dehydratase family protein: MRVLITGGAGFIGSHLVDRLLTPASQPQEPLYEILVFDNLRHGSMAHLEPHLSAGRIRFIEGDIRDEAGLSAALAGVEIVFHLAAQANVIGSEADPDYAFTTNVVGVYNVLKAAEAAGVRRLLFSSSREVYGEPETLPVREDARLAPKNAYGASKVAGEMYVQVAQARGNMETVIFRLANVYGPRDSERVIPLWLRRARRGEELLLYGGEQLIDFVWVADVTEAFAQAALADRQTIAGERINIGTGIGTPLAEVAARVLTLTASRSEMRVIPARGAEVRRFVADPGKLQRLLNLEPEPPLAHLPEMAAALAGDQGEPFPTTNPTIMPIGKNSS